The genome window tttttaacaagagccttagctctgataccacttgtaggtccctcggaggatgaggtcaaaccttaaccttgttatgtgaaacacactagcgagtgcggaattcaagctagagtgcaaaccgagttgaaacaagcataaacacaagacacacaaagttcaccgattaacaccacttgtattaatacgtatgaaaggttccgttacaagctcaatgttcacaaatctgttttgcaaactctctaagtgtgtgtgttcttgacagaatactctctctatctctcgagtctatctttctgtctgtgtgcatctactgaaatgaacacactgcatgggtatatatacccatcacagCAAGTCTGTCCGAAGGATCATGTTGACTGCTCGATAGATGATCTATCGAGCATCCAGCTATCGAAggatacacatatacctcgaaggatggcatatccttcAAGGTCCATCTGCATCTATGGAATgttcatctttcgagctcatcgaaggatctaaatcaACCTTCGATGtctcatccttcgagacagacaaatTACAATCATGTATcaactgtttgtccaagtcaaaccaggaggatggttgacttggtcaaacttacaggactaacaaggacatcgttttacatcatgaccgaatacagacaaagtacagacacaagtgcaccaacaccacTAATGTTTGTTTTTGACCAAACCTTCCATGTATCGACGAAACTCTTTGAAATCTTATCCTTTGGTTAGATTTTTCAAGCAAAAATATTATCCTTCTGACAAAGCAGTCACCCTTTTCAAAGAGGCCTTATCCCAATCTAACACATGACACAATTTGTCAAACCAAACATACTTTCGGCCATGCTTTTCTCCTTTTCAATAAACTATCATCATTTCAATGGACTAAATTGTCAAACAATTGTTTTaataatcaaacaaacacaaaAATTCATTCAGAAATAAAGATCAAACTCAGATAATTATCCAAGAACAACATGAAGATACGATGAACACTTGAAGAACTCCGATGAGTTTTTGAAGATTCCGACAATAATTTCACCGGAATAATTTTCCGAGCACGAGTTTTGCAAAGAACTTCAATATAAACCTTAAACTAACATGTATGCATAAGATAATAACAAGGTTTTGTATGAATTAATAAGCAAAACAACAAGGATTTCAGTGATTTAAAAGACTTTTTccagaaaatatttttttttaagtgATGAAACAGAGGAATAAAGGATGCGACGAAACAACTGGAGGGATAAGATCTTAGGGAGTTGTGACAATTTTCAAAGATTAATCTTATCTTTCTCTGACAATGTGCACAAATTTCAAACTAGACTACTTATCTCACCAAACACGGCAACCTACCATGCTTTTGATAACACAATTTTCAagaagatataattttttttaaatcaccAACAACTTGCACAGTTCCTACACAAAAGATCAAAAGGTTGATAGCATGAAGAACACTTCACTTGAAGATATGAACTTTCCGGTGACTCGAAATTTTTTCGAACACGATTTTGCTTAAAACTTTCAACAAAAACCAAAAGCTAACATGTAGACATGCAAAATAATAAGGTTTTCACTAAAACTTATAGCAAAAACAACGATTTAAACTGGTtttgaagattttttttttttagaaaaataagaacttttcaaGAATACAAATATGAAAATCACAAACCActaacaatgtttggttttaaacaaggattagagccaaagctctgataccaattgtaggtcccgtttttccggtggatcgataacgaaaacctatccttgtttatcaagaacacggtaacgggtgcggaatccccgtgacggtgcaaaccaaacaaagttaacaagaacacgcgtaaccaaaagattcaatatatattgattagggatgagtacaacctgaaacatatacaaacaatgtttacagagtTTCACTAAGTCTCACAGGTCTCTCATGCTTCACACAGAAacaatgaggggtatttatactagaGACAGACACAGATATGACGAAACGCATAAAGGACACGACGAAACACTAAAGTCGACGatacacattctgtttcgtcgacatacaTATTAATCCTATTCTGTTTCTTCATTTGTAGTGAAGCCCAAATTGAAAGTCAAAGTCCACTTCAAGTCTTCGGCCCATATATGAAGTGAAACGGCCCAGACAAGTTTCTGTTTACAACATATTTCACCAATTCATGCATAGGACAAatatgtgacatcatcatgacatcacaatgatgatgtcatggtgatgtgtaaACGGGAATGGGcccgcggctctccgtgcttcgcgtgtcgaactctggggcgcacgatgGAGGAATGTGGTGACGTAGGGCTTGAGCtggacctaaccgtgtcgaaaccaagtcgaactgagccgagtcgaaccgagctgagttgcgtccacacaaagtgtatcaacaccAAGTTAGTGAAAAAGTATAAAAACCTTAGATACGATAAAGGTTGGAGGGACCAAACGTGAGATTTTTCAGTGATTAGTAATGTTGTAAAGTGTTTATAAGATTATAGGAAAAAACACCAAGGTTAAAACTTTGTACTGTATGATGGTTTAGGCCAAACGCCAATGTAAAAAACAATGAGAAACCGAAACTGGCTAAAACCAGATGCATAAATGCAAACATAGTTCCTTAAACGCCACACAAATATAACCAACTTAGTGAAAATGTTAATTGTAAAAGTTGAAGGGTTAAGGAAGCAAATTCTAAAAAGTTCAAAAAAGACAAATTAAAAGTTTTAATTGTGAAAGTGAAGGGGTGTTGGTGGGAAATCTTACTggcatttatttttttattctttttgatATGATTAGATATTATATTAAATGGTATGATACCATTGGATAGATACAATGTGATATTATATACAtctttttttagtttttgttagAAAACTAAATGAAAACCAAAAATGAAAAactatatttttagtttttgttagATAACCTAACAGCTTATTCCTATATTGAATAAAAGAGTAAATTGATCTcggtgttttagtggttttaagtTTAACCACTTATATACAATCAAAAAGTTTAAAGCTTTGCGTTCTTAACGGCCCATATTTTATAATGGGACGATCACCATGAACtcgaaaagataaaaaaaattaattttctttttcaatttttgtcaCCAAGAGATTAATTAGAACTCTACcagcttttttttttaaatattttttcttttagtttattttcaaaaaatcttattttgatgTCTTAgtgtatttattgattttattAGATAATTGCAAGTGTTCGTTAATTATCAATTATTTGAAGTTTTTTTATTTTGGTATTAACAATCAATTGGTCTTCAATCTAAAAGACTAGGTTGGCCTTTTTTCAAGAATAAATCAACTCGAATCCAAGTCAAGCCCTTGGTCAAAAATTCGAATTGGTTTAGAATTTGGCTTAAGCTATATGTTTATCAATTTGTACCCaaatatttttatcactctatacTTCTTTCTTCATTTTCACTTGTCAAATAATTACAAGCATTCTAAAGCCGAAGCAGATGTTAAACCCTTCAATAACTATTTATACAATAAATCTATTATAGGAATCTATTACAAGACATAAATTATAAAAAAGGTGTATCTTTATGGAAAACTTCATATCTTAATCAATCATCACAACCAACTCTCTGAAGTGTCATTAAAACTAATCTTCAAATCTTAATCAATCATCACAAGCTTCTCACCGTTCTGTGCCAAACTAAAAATTTCCgattcttgaagaacaccatccATGGGAGTCCAAAAACCAGGTCAACAAACCGCATTGTCAGGTCCACAACCACTCGTAGTTGcatattgttattatttttgtCGAGCCACACATCGGTTCATGACCACACAATATCACCAAATGAGTCAACCAATTGTTCACCTAAGCTTTCAAGGCGAGTGTTCGGATGAAAGTGTTAACTGCTCTACGTACCTAAGCTTTCAAGGCGAGTGTTCGGATGAAAGTGTTAACTGCTCTACGTTCACGCTCGGTTGAACTCAGACTAAACCACGTGAACAGTTTCCGTCTAAATTCTTTCGTGATGTGCCCTTCACGCTCAAGCTTCCGGAACACCACACAATATTCATTGTTCGGATCCAAGTTACCAGGTCCTTCCCTGAGGGCCAGAACAGGTGTGATACGTACAAATGTCCTATCAGAATCATGGGCCTCGGTACTAGCTGGCCTCTTTCTTGACATCCCAGCCTGGGAGTTAACAGCTGCCACTTCCACATTGGGCCTATGTTGGGCCAAATTTTCTGCTTCATCCCTAGGGATATCTTTTGGAGCAGCTTCGTCATCTACATCAGGAATAGGACGATATTCGTGTCCAGCCCGTTTGACGTAGATGGTGACCCGTCAGCTTTCGAAGTGTTACTTGACCAAATGACCACGCCCACTCAATTGTGGACCTGATATATCATCCAAGCCTCTTCCAACTTCAACCCAAGTTAGTTGTGGCAGCTTCCCAGAGTCTCTGGCTTTAAGTATAGAGTCTGGTTCAGCATCTTTGGCACCAGATGTTCCTTCAATTTGAAGAACAGAGCCTTCTGCATGGAGAAAAATAAAACTTGCATAAGAATTGAAGGGTGGGATGCAATATTCCATAGAGTATGCAATAATTTCGCTGGTATTAACCGATTAAGAGAATAGATAAACTGAAAAATAAATTTACTAACCCGCGCAAGTGTTGAGTGGTGGGATGCAATATTCCATAGAGTATGCAATAATCTTAAACCACTTAACAAATATTTGAAATGCTGCTTATCTGGCTTAAGTGATGAAACAATATCTTTCATTATGTGCTGGACAAGAGGTCTTCCTAGATTTTCCACATTTATCTGAAACATCAAGATGTTTATCACATTTACAAATAGACAGTCAGcaaattttattaataattaaataatttaaattattaaaattataattaaaaaaaatctaccAACCTCAAAAGATGATCCATTTATAGTATATTTAATGATACCATTCATGGCATCTCTTATTAGCTTGCCAAGATCCTTAGAACTTAATATATGAAGCTTTTTGACAGCAAAAATTAAATCATTTTGCTGCATATCAAAAGTATTCTATAAGTCAGAATATTTGAACATCAATGAGTTAGATGGACTGAAAATCAAACTCTATGACTATTTGAAAACAAATTTAACAATTACATCACTAAAACAATTAatatttttttgaataaaaatattttttttctgtCTTAGCCTATAACCATGATCATGTATAACCTACATACTTTAAACTCACAAAACAAATCATATATCTACCTATAGTTGCTCCTAATTGGTGACTGTAAAAAGAGTGAGTGATGTAACTTATAAGGAAAAGTTTGCATTTGTGTTTTAAAAGTGATTATATGATATTAGTTTAATAAtcataatcaaacaatcaattaataTGATGATCCATTGATGCTTAAACGTTTGGAAACTTATGAGTTAGCATACCAATAGATAATATGGTCAAATGATAAAATAAATGAGTTCCGAAACACTAATCCAAACATTCCTGTATGACTAATTGTCATGTTCCCATGGTTTTTGAATAAAACAGTGAGCCAAACCAATTGGTAACCATTTTTGATAATTGcatatgttggtgcacttgtgtctgtactttgtctgtattcagtcacgatgtaaacgatgtccttagtagtcatgtaagtttgaccaagtcaaccgtcctcctggtttgacttggcaaAACAGTTTGTATATGGTTGTCtatgtcgaaggataaggcatcgaaggatagTGTAAATCCTACGATGAccacgaaagatatgcttcgatggaaactaatagacctcgaaggatacaccatccttcgaggtgcttgtgaatccttcgatggctttgacatcgatagatgatccttcgaccatctatcggatccttcggtcaAGACAACCTATGCTGggtgtatatatacccatgcaatgtgtGTTCGTTAGTTAGAGACACAAGTGACAGAAAGATACGCTCGAGAGATTGAGAGCAttcgaacacacacacacattagagggtttgcaaaactgatttgtaaacattgtgcttgtaatcggaacctttcattcgcattaatacaagtggtgttaatcggtgaatcttgtgtgtttgtgtttgtgcttgtttcatcccggtttgctcactagctaggattccgcacttgctagtgggttagtataacaaggttaaggttgaacctcatcctccgagagggacctacaagtggtatcagagccgtggctctttaccttgtttaaaaccgggtttgttcaagttcttggtgtgtttgaacacttggtttagctcCCGTTTTTAGTGGTTTTCTTGTATTTCTTGGCATAAAAAGGTGTTCTAAAccaaccgggagtgtttaaaagcgggttgggtaacttacaaCTTGTTTTTACGAAATTTGgcgatttccggccaaattccggtgtGTTCCGGTGACTGGATTTTCTGGATAAGGTTTTCCTTTTTGGgaatattttatttcaaaatcaaagttgGTAGAAAAGGCATGGTCTGTCCATactcttttgccgaaagttgacttcaccaacccatcaccttttcaccaacctgtcatatCAGTGTCAGCTGTGTCAGAagtgatcgaaggatatctttcgatatcgaaagatcatctttcgaccaaggaaggctcgatagataatcatccttcgacccatccttcgcaGTCAGAAAATTATCCTTCGATACAGGGAATCTAGttgaaagatatatatatattcgaaagataaggatatttaAATAGTGAATCCTTTGAAAttattgttcgaaagataaggatctttcaatagtgaatctttcgaaatctttattcgaaagataaggatcttacattgtgaatctttcgagatcagtgtcaaaagataaggatctttcattgtgaatctttcgaagtctttcgaagtctttgctcgaatctcaacagtgatctttcgaacactgttgatccttcgaacaagtcttgatcctTCAAACAAGTCTGTATCTTTCAATTCGTGTCTGTTTGAACTTgtaacagtttgtgtttgtgtaggtcttctatttgtatttcatcaaaatgagttgtacaagtccttgggactggagtattgactcacaatctagtcaagagcTACCTCTGCTGCAGCTTGGGCAAAAAGCATGTTTccaccgccatcaatcagtccaagtcaatgggctttggtatccaatcaaagtcaaagcattcaaaatcttttgattagtgaaagtgaaacgggcagcaacaatcgtccaccaaagttgaatcatatgaacgactttccatcatggaaaaaccgctttcacacgtatgttcaagggcaaagcaccgatctttggacgtgtttcatcaatgcattcaatgctaatcttgaggttgcggcgtccacttcagaaggttatgctaacatgctggaaaatgacaagaaggcttatgaattggagaaaaaggcctttgctacacttacacaagcactcaacaaagatatctatcatcagttctcctactgcaagaccacgaaaacattgtgggatgccttagttgctagaggagaaggcaatgcagctactcgaaagtctcgtcatgatttgttgaagaaagagtttgaatcgtttcaatttttggaaaacgaaactctaaatgatatgacaacacggttctatcatctgattagtgaaatgtgtgcttatggggttgtatctactcaacaagacatggtgaataggtttgctgacgctttacctccaaaatggagttcttttattgagttgttgaagcatactggaactctagacacggttaacatctatgagttcattcagaagctagaacataaaaatgatgaagaaatcaggaaggcaaagcgagctcccgctcctcagaatacagaaatgtaccttccaggcttcgatgttttggcaagatccgctgcagctcagcaacctaaactgcaaactgcatttttgtctaacacaagttctcttccgtttcctcaatcaactgcTGCTCCGGCTTTTGATCCAAGGTCTTACATTCCCatcccaacacagccacaagtccaacctccacaacaacaacagcaggctcactatacaaacaatcctcaaccacaaaaccctaacacaatccgagttgataattcaaacctttcacacctcagcattgaagttgctaaggagcatatggaaattatcaatacaatggtcagtgcttactgtggtttggtagcaggtcagcttggaaacatcaac of Helianthus annuus cultivar XRQ/B chromosome 1, HanXRQr2.0-SUNRISE, whole genome shotgun sequence contains these proteins:
- the LOC110937283 gene encoding uncharacterized protein LOC110937283, which gives rise to MRSANADKMVAKKVVELCWKEVTPQNDLIFAVKKLHILSSKDLGKLIRDAMNGIIKYTINGSSFEINVENLGRPLVQHIMKDIVSSLKPDKQHFKYLLSGLRLLHTLWNIASHHSTLARKALFFKLKEHLVPKMLNQTLYLKPETLGSCHN